The Brassica oleracea var. oleracea cultivar TO1000 chromosome C6, BOL, whole genome shotgun sequence genome includes a region encoding these proteins:
- the LOC106298514 gene encoding putative RNA-binding protein YlmH isoform X1: protein MAVTSFAPPWLVLRQAFRSVAASSSSYLHPTHNHTVLPSSPLPLRHSACRRCHVAEAMKGDVELLLKGVGDQAVAKEVKHILEMARRATSRREVLHTDFLTPPVVKESVSVLGKLADVAVVAQGGYPEAERCRISVGHPDVLTNDPDIVAALSITGNFGFQACSHGDFLGAILGTGITRDKLGDILIQEEKGAQVLIVPELVDFIVTALDKVGNVSVTCSKIPLLALEYEPPRTNTFKTIEASLRIDAVASAGFKISRSKLVDLISSGDVRVNWATVTKNGTTVKTGDVVSVSGKGRLKIGEINETKKGKYAVEIIRYL from the exons ATGGCTGTCACCAGCTTCGCACCACCATGGCTCGTTCTGAGACAAGCGTTCCGATCAGTCGCAGCTTCTTCTTCTTCTTATCTTCACCCAACTCACAATCACACAGTCCTCCCTTCGTCGCCTCTCCCTCTCCGACACTCAG CTTGTAGAAGATGCCACGTTGCAGAAGCAATGAAAGGAGATGTAGAGCTTCTCCTCAAAGGAGTTGGAGACCAAGCTGTTGCTAAGGAAGTCAAACACATCCTTGAAATG GCAAGACGTGCGACATCAAGAAGAGAAGTTCTTCACACAGATTTTCTCACACCACCTGTTGTTAAGGAATCAGTTTCAGTCTTGGGAAAGCTTGCTGATGTTGCAGTTGTTGCTCAGGGAGGTTACCCTGAG GCTGAGCGGTGTAGGATCTCGGTTGGACATCCGGATGTATTAACCAATGATCCAGATATAGTTGCAGCTTTGAG CATCACAGGGAATTTTGGGTTTCAAGCTTGTTCTCATGGCGACTTCCTTGGAGCCATTCTTGGCACTGGAATCACCAGGGACAAGCTTGGGGATATCTTGATTCAG GAAGAAAAAGGAGCTCAGGTCCTGATAGTTCCTGAACTAGTTGACTTTATTGTTACAGCTCTCGACAAG GTTGGGAATGTTTCTGTAACTTGTAGTAAGATACCTCTGCTTGCTCTTGAATATGAACCTCCTAG GACTAATACCTTCAAAACCATTGAAGCCTCGTTGAGAATTGATGCAGTAGCTAGTGCTGGTTTCAAGATTTCGAGGTCAAAGCTAGTTGATCTGATTAG TAGTGGGGACGTTCGGGTTAACTGGGCAACGGTTACCAAGAATGGAACCACGGTAAAGACTGGTGATGTTGTCTCTGTTAGCGGGAAAGGGAGACTCAAG ATTGGAGAGATTAACGAGACGAAAAAAGGGAAATATGCAGTTGAAATCATCAGATATCTGTAG
- the LOC106298514 gene encoding putative RNA-binding protein YlmH isoform X2, whose translation MAVTSFAPPWLVLRQAFRSVAASSSSYLHPTHNHTVLPSSPLPLRHSACRRCHVAEAMKGDVELLLKGVGDQAVAKEVKHILEMARRATSRREVLHTDFLTPPVVKESVSVLGKLADVAVVAQGGYPEAERCRISVGHPDVLTNDPDIVAALSITGNFGFQACSHGDFLGAILGTGITRDKLGDILIQEEKGAQVLIVPELVDFIVTALDKVGNVSVTCSKIPLLALEYEPPRTNTFKTIEASLRIDAVASAGFKISRSKLVDLISGDVRVNWATVTKNGTTVKTGDVVSVSGKGRLKIGEINETKKGKYAVEIIRYL comes from the exons ATGGCTGTCACCAGCTTCGCACCACCATGGCTCGTTCTGAGACAAGCGTTCCGATCAGTCGCAGCTTCTTCTTCTTCTTATCTTCACCCAACTCACAATCACACAGTCCTCCCTTCGTCGCCTCTCCCTCTCCGACACTCAG CTTGTAGAAGATGCCACGTTGCAGAAGCAATGAAAGGAGATGTAGAGCTTCTCCTCAAAGGAGTTGGAGACCAAGCTGTTGCTAAGGAAGTCAAACACATCCTTGAAATG GCAAGACGTGCGACATCAAGAAGAGAAGTTCTTCACACAGATTTTCTCACACCACCTGTTGTTAAGGAATCAGTTTCAGTCTTGGGAAAGCTTGCTGATGTTGCAGTTGTTGCTCAGGGAGGTTACCCTGAG GCTGAGCGGTGTAGGATCTCGGTTGGACATCCGGATGTATTAACCAATGATCCAGATATAGTTGCAGCTTTGAG CATCACAGGGAATTTTGGGTTTCAAGCTTGTTCTCATGGCGACTTCCTTGGAGCCATTCTTGGCACTGGAATCACCAGGGACAAGCTTGGGGATATCTTGATTCAG GAAGAAAAAGGAGCTCAGGTCCTGATAGTTCCTGAACTAGTTGACTTTATTGTTACAGCTCTCGACAAG GTTGGGAATGTTTCTGTAACTTGTAGTAAGATACCTCTGCTTGCTCTTGAATATGAACCTCCTAG GACTAATACCTTCAAAACCATTGAAGCCTCGTTGAGAATTGATGCAGTAGCTAGTGCTGGTTTCAAGATTTCGAGGTCAAAGCTAGTTGATCTGATTAG TGGGGACGTTCGGGTTAACTGGGCAACGGTTACCAAGAATGGAACCACGGTAAAGACTGGTGATGTTGTCTCTGTTAGCGGGAAAGGGAGACTCAAG ATTGGAGAGATTAACGAGACGAAAAAAGGGAAATATGCAGTTGAAATCATCAGATATCTGTAG